A single genomic interval of Pseudarthrobacter chlorophenolicus A6 harbors:
- a CDS encoding helix-turn-helix domain-containing protein translates to MSVSVLESPTLPQTGVAMSENTHDAIRSIAGATGRVRDNLVHDFMRARMGLFKQIAWGLCRRFGHAPDQHVEDFASIVSMTALKMLTEELENDELLERIENWEGMLRVQARAAVRDYIDKEGAPMAEMTSALRRKRVLDATRDEIRKEMGREPSDQEIVDTHNAKMWEKRSNPVKQGVIASVEDLRVSRAQDDIADHDYSEPIDTDFVLHPVEGPRFIQLIVERTSAYNERLGKAAELWLSGLYSEDHEPRIATVDEIAEALDVSRSTARAYVRKIKEYAVLVAQDEFAITEDDV, encoded by the coding sequence ATGTCAGTGTCAGTGCTGGAGTCCCCGACGCTGCCCCAAACAGGGGTGGCCATGTCTGAGAACACCCACGACGCCATCCGTTCCATCGCCGGCGCAACCGGCCGTGTCCGCGACAACCTCGTCCACGATTTCATGCGCGCCCGCATGGGCTTGTTCAAGCAGATCGCCTGGGGCCTGTGCCGCCGCTTCGGCCACGCACCGGACCAGCACGTGGAGGACTTCGCCTCCATCGTCTCCATGACGGCCCTGAAGATGCTCACCGAGGAACTCGAGAACGACGAGCTGCTCGAGCGCATCGAGAACTGGGAAGGGATGCTCCGCGTCCAGGCCCGCGCCGCCGTCCGGGATTACATCGACAAGGAAGGCGCGCCCATGGCGGAGATGACCTCCGCGCTGCGGCGCAAGCGCGTCCTCGACGCAACCCGGGACGAGATCCGCAAGGAAATGGGCCGCGAACCCTCCGACCAGGAGATCGTGGACACCCACAACGCCAAGATGTGGGAGAAGCGCTCCAACCCGGTCAAGCAGGGTGTCATCGCGTCCGTGGAGGACCTCCGCGTCAGCCGGGCACAGGATGACATCGCCGACCATGACTACTCCGAGCCGATCGACACGGACTTCGTCCTGCACCCGGTCGAAGGCCCTCGGTTCATCCAGCTGATCGTGGAACGCACGAGCGCCTACAACGAGCGGCTGGGGAAGGCCGCTGAGTTGTGGCTCTCCGGCCTCTACAGCGAGGACCACGAGCCGAGGATCGCCACCGTCGATGAGATCGCCGAGGCCCTGGACGTCAGCCGCTCCACGGCCCGCGCGTACGTCCGCAAGATCAAGGAGTACGCGGTCCTGGTCGCCCAGGATGAGTTCGCGATCACCGAGGACGACGTCTAA